The following coding sequences are from one Polynucleobacter sp. JS-JIR-II-50 window:
- a CDS encoding NADP-dependent malic enzyme, with translation MSKENNKEQQIAALREAALQYHEFPTPGKIEIAPTKQLTNQRDLALAYTPGVAAPCEEIVKDPANAFKYTARGNLVGVITNGTAVLGLGNIGPLASKPVMEGKAVLFKKFAGIDVFDIEVNENDPDKLVEIIAALEPTFGGINLEDIKAPDCFVVERKLQARMKIPVFHDDQHGTAIVVAAAIINGLKVVGKKVEDVKLVTSGAGAAALACLDLLVDLGIQRKNIWVTDLAGVAYKGRKELMDPEKEPFCQDTDLRTLDQAIEGADIFLGLSAGGVLKQDMVKKMAPKPLVYALANPTPEILPEEVKAVRPDAVMATGRTDYPNQVNNVLCFPFIFRGALDVGATTITRGMEVAAVKAVAELAQAEQSEVVASVYGIENLSFGPEYLIPKPFDPRLITVIAPAVAKAAMDDGVASRPIKDFDAYRNQLQQFVYHSGTLMKPLFSIAKRVPANQKRIVFAEGEDERVLRAVQIIIDEHLATPILIGRPAVIEHRIEKFGLRMKAGDDFEIVNPENDSRFRDFWQTYLALTERKGVTQSFAKLEVRRRNSLIGSLLIQKGMADGMISGTVGNIATHLKYVDEVIGHEPGANVYGAMSGLILPGRQVFLVDTHINLDPTAEQLADLTLMAASEMRKLGLAPKVALLSHSNFGSSNAPSAVKMREVLALLQKADPTLEVDGEMHGDSALDASIREGAVSSSSLKGDANLLVLPNIDAANISYNLLKTAAGNGIAIGPLLLGVAKPIHILTPAATVRRIVNVTTLAVVEAASNARGIS, from the coding sequence ATGAGCAAAGAAAATAATAAAGAGCAACAAATTGCGGCCTTAAGAGAGGCGGCGCTTCAGTACCACGAGTTTCCGACTCCGGGAAAAATTGAAATTGCCCCAACAAAGCAATTAACAAATCAACGAGACTTAGCGCTGGCATACACGCCTGGCGTTGCAGCGCCTTGCGAAGAGATTGTTAAAGATCCGGCGAATGCATTCAAGTACACAGCACGTGGAAATTTAGTTGGTGTTATTACGAACGGCACTGCCGTTTTAGGTTTGGGAAATATTGGACCGCTGGCAAGTAAGCCAGTGATGGAAGGTAAAGCAGTTCTTTTTAAGAAGTTTGCTGGCATTGACGTTTTCGATATTGAAGTCAATGAAAATGATCCCGATAAGTTGGTAGAAATTATTGCGGCATTAGAGCCAACTTTTGGCGGTATTAATTTAGAAGATATTAAAGCGCCCGATTGTTTTGTCGTTGAGCGTAAGTTGCAAGCACGCATGAAGATCCCGGTCTTCCATGATGACCAACACGGTACGGCGATTGTGGTTGCAGCCGCCATCATCAATGGTTTGAAGGTGGTTGGTAAAAAAGTAGAAGACGTTAAGTTGGTTACTTCAGGGGCGGGCGCTGCTGCGCTAGCCTGCTTAGATCTATTGGTTGATTTAGGTATTCAGCGTAAAAATATTTGGGTTACTGACTTGGCTGGCGTTGCTTACAAAGGTCGCAAAGAGTTGATGGATCCAGAGAAGGAGCCATTCTGCCAGGATACGGATCTGCGCACGCTTGATCAAGCGATTGAAGGTGCAGATATTTTCTTAGGCCTTTCTGCTGGCGGTGTGCTTAAACAAGATATGGTGAAGAAGATGGCGCCGAAGCCATTGGTTTATGCCTTGGCAAACCCAACCCCAGAAATCTTGCCCGAAGAAGTGAAAGCAGTTCGTCCAGATGCAGTGATGGCAACAGGCCGTACTGATTATCCGAACCAAGTAAATAATGTTTTGTGTTTCCCATTCATCTTCCGCGGTGCATTAGATGTGGGTGCAACAACGATTACCCGTGGCATGGAAGTCGCAGCGGTCAAGGCTGTAGCGGAATTGGCTCAAGCGGAACAGAGTGAGGTGGTTGCCTCTGTTTACGGCATTGAGAACCTATCATTTGGTCCAGAGTATTTAATTCCGAAGCCATTTGATCCGCGCTTGATCACGGTAATTGCTCCAGCAGTAGCCAAGGCAGCAATGGATGATGGCGTAGCTTCTCGCCCGATTAAAGATTTCGACGCTTATCGTAATCAGTTGCAGCAATTCGTGTACCACTCTGGTACTTTGATGAAGCCACTCTTTAGTATTGCTAAACGTGTACCAGCAAATCAAAAACGTATTGTGTTTGCTGAGGGTGAAGATGAGCGTGTATTGCGTGCAGTACAGATCATCATTGATGAGCATCTCGCAACCCCAATCCTGATTGGTCGTCCAGCAGTGATCGAACATCGTATCGAGAAGTTTGGCCTGCGTATGAAGGCAGGGGATGATTTTGAGATTGTGAATCCAGAGAATGATTCACGCTTCCGTGATTTCTGGCAGACCTACCTTGCGCTCACTGAGCGTAAGGGTGTCACACAGTCGTTTGCTAAGCTTGAGGTGCGCCGCCGTAATAGCTTGATTGGCAGCCTGTTGATTCAAAAAGGTATGGCGGATGGCATGATTTCTGGCACGGTCGGCAATATCGCTACTCACTTAAAGTATGTTGATGAAGTGATTGGACATGAGCCCGGTGCAAATGTATATGGTGCGATGTCAGGTTTGATCCTTCCCGGTCGCCAAGTATTTTTAGTGGACACCCATATCAATCTTGATCCTACTGCTGAGCAGTTAGCAGACCTCACTCTCATGGCCGCAAGTGAAATGAGAAAGTTAGGGCTGGCTCCTAAAGTTGCCTTGCTGTCTCATTCGAATTTTGGCTCCAGCAACGCGCCTTCCGCAGTCAAGATGCGAGAAGTGTTGGCATTGCTCCAAAAGGCAGATCCAACTTTAGAGGTTGATGGAGAGATGCATGGCGATAGCGCTTTAGATGCGAGCATTCGCGAAGGTGCCGTATCTTCATCCTCACTGAAGGGCGATGCGAATCTGTTGGTCCTGCCAAATATTGATGCAGCAAATATTTCTTACAACTTGCTAAAAACAGCAGCAGGCAATGGCATTGCAATCGGTCCATTGTTGCTGGGTGTTGCTAAGCCTATTCACATTCTCACCCCGGCCGCAACTGTGCGTCGTATTGTGAATGTGACAACTTTGGCGGTTGTAGAGGCAGCCAGTAACGCCAGAGGTATTTCTTAA
- a CDS encoding barstar family protein, producing MNNRSENSNTASFDEHSRAEGWDSNDRLETESSAANIYAEGGLSRLQTYAANQVSGKKVTASWRAALAVRDAGPPAMLRSVRPNIVQSIRAFRTPDLQEAATELGQHFIYANCANAMTKGEVLESIAIAYSFTKQQAKNYDPLLDALTTTVDKSGPQPGFVVVLEGLPCTQKFDKEARETLLDVFRDAVDFWAERRTPYRVFYSFA from the coding sequence ATGAATAATCGCTCTGAAAACAGCAATACAGCCAGCTTTGACGAACATAGCCGTGCTGAAGGTTGGGATAGCAATGATCGACTGGAAACCGAATCATCCGCTGCCAACATTTATGCTGAAGGCGGCCTATCTCGTTTACAAACCTATGCAGCAAATCAAGTTTCGGGGAAAAAAGTGACAGCTTCTTGGCGTGCCGCTTTGGCCGTTCGCGATGCCGGACCGCCGGCAATGTTGCGCAGTGTGCGCCCTAATATCGTTCAATCTATTCGCGCTTTCCGCACGCCTGATTTGCAGGAAGCGGCAACTGAATTGGGTCAACACTTCATTTATGCCAATTGCGCAAATGCAATGACTAAAGGTGAGGTTTTGGAGTCGATTGCGATTGCGTACTCATTTACTAAGCAGCAGGCAAAAAATTACGATCCTTTGTTGGATGCTTTGACTACCACGGTAGACAAGTCTGGCCCACAGCCTGGATTTGTAGTGGTGCTCGAAGGTTTGCCTTGTACTCAGAAGTTTGACAAAGAAGCTCGTGAAACATTGTTGGATGTTTTCCGCGATGCTGTTGATTTCTGGGCTGAGCGCCGTACTCCATACCGCGTCTTCTATTCTTTTGCTTAA
- a CDS encoding 16S rRNA (uracil(1498)-N(3))-methyltransferase, with amino-acid sequence MPQFYLPGPWESQKPTTLTPEVAHHLRVRRVQAGEFFPVFDGKGQVAKGELLSLSGKTGQVQLTDIRTDTHRETPYAITLAQGLAGGDKMDWIVEKAVETGAQNIAPMQCERSILKLTRSSDLERAQKRLAHWEGIIQAACEQCDRTVLASLEPIQTFESYLQATPKPALKLLLSPDATKSLYSVLIENDPQDIVLMIGPEGGHSPEEEAQAESAGYQLVSLGERVLRTETAGVVAITAVHSIWNPEMQNRLK; translated from the coding sequence ATGCCTCAATTTTATCTTCCCGGACCATGGGAATCCCAAAAGCCAACTACCCTCACCCCAGAGGTTGCCCACCATTTGCGCGTTAGGCGCGTCCAAGCTGGGGAATTCTTCCCTGTATTTGATGGAAAGGGGCAAGTTGCCAAGGGTGAGCTCCTCTCCTTGAGTGGGAAAACGGGTCAAGTCCAGCTAACGGATATCCGCACCGACACCCATCGTGAGACCCCATATGCCATTACCCTGGCTCAAGGGCTGGCTGGCGGCGACAAAATGGACTGGATTGTTGAAAAAGCGGTAGAAACGGGCGCCCAAAATATTGCCCCCATGCAATGTGAACGCTCCATCCTCAAGTTAACCCGCTCCAGCGACCTAGAGCGCGCCCAAAAAAGACTTGCCCACTGGGAGGGCATCATTCAAGCTGCATGCGAACAATGCGATCGCACTGTCCTTGCCAGCCTGGAGCCCATTCAAACTTTTGAAAGTTATTTACAAGCGACTCCAAAACCCGCACTCAAACTTCTACTCAGTCCTGATGCGACGAAAAGCCTGTATTCAGTACTCATAGAAAATGATCCACAAGATATCGTCTTAATGATTGGCCCTGAAGGCGGTCATTCACCTGAAGAAGAGGCGCAAGCAGAGTCAGCAGGCTATCAATTGGTTTCACTGGGGGAGCGGGTACTCAGAACAGAAACAGCGGGCGTAGTGGCTATTACAGCCGTACACAGCATATGGAATCCTGAAATGCAAAATCGCCTCAAGTAG
- the tkt gene encoding transketolase, whose protein sequence is MSNLQIRMANAIRALSMDAVQQANSGHPGMPMGMADIAVGLWNEHLKHNPTDPHWIDRDRFVLSNGHGSMLLYSLLHLSGYNLPIEELKNFRQLHSKTPGHPEYGITPGVETTTGPLGQGISNAVGMALAEKLLAEEFNRPGLNIVDHYTYVFLGDGCLMEGISHEVCSLAGTLKLNKLIALWDDNGISIDGKVVSWFNEDTPKRFEAYGWNVIRAVDGHDAEAVSAAIAQAKKSDKPTLICCKTAIGQGSPNMAGSDKVHGSPLGAAEIAETRVALNWPYAPFEIPKDIYSAWDFKKRGQAAEHEWNKEFQKYKNKFPELAAELQRRMAGDLSKDFSATLNTYLKTCQTKAETIATRKASQNAIEALAPALPEFMGGSADLTGSNLTNWSSCKPVRADQWGNHINYGVREFGMSAIMNGIALHGGYIPFGGTFLTFSDYSRNALRMAALMKLRSIFVFTHDSIGLGEDGPTHQSVEHVASLRLIPNLMVWRPCDTTESAVAWGSAIERKNGPSALIFSRQNCPFVSRTPAQIKDIARGGYVLRDPSGKIDAVIIATGSEIALALQTAQQLEKEGLGIRVVSIPSTTVFDQQDPAYKAKVLPANIPRIAVEAGVSDFWWKYGCAAVHGVDTFGESAPAPVLYEYFGLTADQIAKTVKQCIAKK, encoded by the coding sequence ATGTCAAACCTTCAAATTCGTATGGCCAATGCCATTCGCGCCTTATCCATGGATGCAGTACAGCAGGCAAATTCAGGTCACCCTGGTATGCCAATGGGTATGGCAGATATTGCTGTTGGTCTTTGGAATGAACATTTAAAACATAATCCAACAGATCCTCATTGGATTGATCGTGATCGTTTTGTTTTATCTAATGGTCATGGATCCATGCTGTTGTATTCACTCTTGCATCTTTCTGGCTACAACCTGCCGATTGAAGAGTTAAAAAATTTCCGTCAATTGCATAGCAAAACTCCAGGACATCCTGAGTATGGAATTACTCCCGGCGTAGAAACAACCACTGGTCCATTGGGTCAAGGAATTTCCAATGCAGTAGGAATGGCGCTCGCAGAAAAATTATTAGCAGAAGAATTTAATCGACCTGGCCTTAACATCGTTGATCACTACACCTACGTATTTCTAGGCGATGGTTGCTTGATGGAAGGGATTAGTCACGAAGTGTGTTCTTTGGCTGGCACACTGAAGCTGAATAAGCTCATTGCATTGTGGGATGACAACGGCATCTCGATTGATGGCAAGGTTGTTTCTTGGTTTAACGAAGACACTCCTAAGCGTTTTGAAGCCTATGGCTGGAACGTTATTCGCGCTGTTGATGGCCATGATGCAGAAGCCGTATCTGCTGCGATCGCCCAGGCTAAAAAGAGTGATAAGCCAACCCTGATCTGCTGCAAGACCGCCATTGGCCAAGGCTCACCCAATATGGCGGGCAGCGATAAAGTGCACGGTTCACCATTAGGCGCTGCTGAAATTGCTGAAACTCGTGTTGCATTGAATTGGCCATACGCACCATTTGAAATTCCAAAAGATATTTATTCGGCATGGGATTTTAAAAAGCGTGGACAAGCGGCTGAGCATGAGTGGAATAAAGAATTCCAGAAATACAAAAACAAATTTCCAGAACTTGCTGCCGAATTGCAACGCCGTATGGCAGGTGATTTATCTAAAGATTTTTCAGCGACATTAAATACGTATTTAAAAACTTGCCAAACTAAAGCAGAAACAATTGCGACTCGTAAAGCAAGTCAGAACGCGATCGAAGCTTTGGCACCTGCTTTGCCAGAATTCATGGGAGGCTCTGCCGACTTAACAGGATCTAATCTCACTAATTGGTCTTCATGCAAACCTGTGCGCGCTGATCAATGGGGTAACCATATTAATTACGGCGTTCGTGAATTTGGTATGAGCGCCATCATGAACGGTATCGCCTTACATGGTGGTTACATCCCATTTGGCGGCACATTCTTAACCTTCTCAGATTACAGTCGTAACGCTTTGCGTATGGCTGCCTTAATGAAATTGCGTAGTATTTTTGTCTTCACTCACGACTCAATTGGCTTGGGTGAAGATGGCCCAACCCATCAGTCTGTAGAACATGTAGCCAGTCTGCGCCTGATTCCTAATTTGATGGTTTGGCGTCCTTGTGACACTACGGAGAGTGCTGTAGCTTGGGGCTCAGCGATTGAGCGTAAAAATGGACCTAGCGCCCTGATCTTTAGTCGTCAGAACTGCCCATTTGTATCGCGTACTCCTGCGCAAATTAAAGATATTGCACGCGGTGGTTACGTCTTGCGCGACCCGTCTGGCAAGATTGATGCAGTCATTATTGCTACCGGTTCTGAAATTGCTCTCGCATTACAAACTGCACAGCAGTTAGAAAAAGAAGGCCTGGGTATTCGAGTAGTTTCGATTCCTTCAACCACTGTCTTTGATCAGCAAGATCCTGCATATAAAGCAAAAGTATTGCCAGCTAATATTCCGCGCATTGCGGTTGAAGCGGGTGTGAGTGATTTCTGGTGGAAGTATGGTTGCGCAGCAGTTCATGGCGTAGATACCTTTGGTGAGTCTGCGCCTGCGCCAGTGCTGTATGAATATTTTGGATTAACGGCTGACCAGATTGCGAAGACAGTCAAACAATGCATTGCAAAGAAGTAA
- the gap gene encoding type I glyceraldehyde-3-phosphate dehydrogenase → MTIRIAINGYGRIGRMVLRALYEDQVNGKPRRDIKIVAINAMGDIAINAHLTKYDSAHGRFPADVSVDGDCMVVNGDRIKMFCTRNPAETPWGELGVDLVLECTGKFTSKEKAMIHIEQGAKKVLISAPGEKDVDATIVYGVNQNVLKPSDVVVSNASCTTNCLAPLVKPLLEKIGIESGLMTTIHAFTNDQVLTDVYHKDMRRARSAVTSMIPTKTGAAKAVGLVLPALAGRFDGFAMRVPVINVSVVDLTFAASRATSIDEVNAILKSASEGELKGILGFNTLPLVSIDFNHDPRPSIYDASQTRVSADGKLVKVLAWYDNEWGYSVQMLNAAEALMAVK, encoded by the coding sequence ATGACAATTCGTATCGCAATTAATGGTTATGGGCGTATTGGCCGCATGGTATTGCGTGCTTTGTATGAAGATCAAGTAAATGGTAAGCCACGTCGTGATATCAAGATCGTCGCAATTAATGCGATGGGAGATATTGCTATTAACGCCCATCTTACAAAGTATGACTCTGCTCATGGCCGTTTCCCAGCCGACGTATCTGTTGATGGTGATTGCATGGTGGTGAATGGCGATCGTATCAAAATGTTCTGCACACGTAATCCTGCAGAAACCCCATGGGGTGAGTTGGGTGTGGATTTAGTTTTGGAATGTACTGGTAAGTTCACTTCAAAAGAAAAGGCGATGATTCATATTGAGCAGGGCGCGAAGAAAGTATTGATTTCTGCTCCCGGTGAAAAAGATGTAGACGCAACTATTGTGTACGGCGTAAATCAAAATGTTTTGAAGCCAAGCGATGTGGTTGTATCAAATGCCAGTTGCACAACAAACTGTTTGGCTCCATTAGTAAAGCCGCTCTTAGAAAAGATTGGTATTGAATCTGGCTTGATGACTACGATTCATGCTTTCACAAATGACCAAGTATTAACTGATGTGTATCACAAGGATATGCGTCGTGCGCGTTCTGCTGTTACCAGCATGATCCCAACGAAGACGGGCGCTGCTAAAGCGGTGGGTTTGGTTCTGCCCGCCTTAGCTGGTCGCTTTGATGGTTTCGCGATGCGCGTGCCTGTGATTAACGTTTCTGTAGTCGACCTTACTTTTGCTGCTAGTCGCGCCACCAGCATTGACGAAGTGAATGCCATTCTGAAGAGTGCTAGCGAAGGTGAGCTCAAAGGCATTTTGGGCTTCAATACATTGCCATTGGTATCTATCGACTTTAACCATGACCCACGCCCAAGTATTTACGACGCCTCCCAAACTCGCGTCTCTGCGGATGGCAAGCTGGTGAAGGTGTTGGCTTGGTATGACAACGAATGGGGTTATTCAGTGCAGATGCTCAATGCTGCTGAAGCATTAATGGCTGTAAAGTAA
- the fur gene encoding ferric iron uptake transcriptional regulator, translating into MTQNPSPEDLRDIGLKATGPRMKILDFFHQNGGTHFSAEDVFMALAKEDKEIGLATVYRVLTQFERAGLLLRSHFESSKGDSRAIYELNEGQHHDHLVCIDCGHVEEFVDEAIEKRQRDIAKNLGFKLQEHSLAMYGHCLKKNCRNKQAK; encoded by the coding sequence ATGACCCAAAACCCTAGCCCTGAAGATTTACGCGATATTGGCCTAAAAGCTACCGGCCCAAGGATGAAAATCCTCGATTTTTTTCATCAAAACGGTGGAACCCACTTTAGCGCCGAAGATGTCTTTATGGCCTTAGCCAAAGAAGATAAAGAGATCGGTCTGGCAACGGTTTACCGGGTTCTCACCCAATTTGAGCGGGCCGGCCTTCTATTGCGTAGCCATTTTGAATCTAGCAAAGGTGATAGCAGGGCAATCTACGAATTAAATGAGGGTCAGCACCACGACCACTTGGTTTGCATTGATTGTGGCCATGTAGAGGAATTTGTAGACGAAGCCATTGAAAAAAGGCAGCGTGATATTGCTAAAAACCTCGGTTTTAAGCTCCAAGAGCATTCTTTAGCCATGTATGGCCACTGCTTAAAGAAGAATTGCCGCAACAAACAAGCTAAATAA
- a CDS encoding outer membrane protein assembly factor BamE translates to MNPFLKGVYSPARLGLVSLALLGLMGVVGCTSAVDETQRAWMNKVFRPYVPDVVQGNFISSEQYSKLQLGMTREQVRQIMGTPLLASYFHANRWDYIFEFKRAGQKVGKERHVTVFFDGDKVVKFEGDALPTEVEMVAEIDNYAKTKRSFWEVITGTNKPPVTPPLQQPELMVPSKTDNLAAGAAIPPATTGGSFWDFFSFSKKDPNVQPEPLGPGALNVPQASEAK, encoded by the coding sequence TTGAACCCGTTTTTGAAGGGTGTTTATTCCCCTGCTCGATTGGGTCTGGTGTCTTTGGCTCTACTGGGATTGATGGGGGTTGTTGGGTGCACTTCTGCTGTTGATGAAACTCAACGCGCTTGGATGAATAAGGTTTTTAGGCCATATGTTCCTGATGTAGTGCAAGGCAACTTCATCTCGAGCGAGCAATATTCTAAATTGCAACTAGGCATGACACGCGAACAGGTGCGTCAAATTATGGGTACACCATTATTGGCCAGTTACTTTCACGCGAATCGCTGGGATTATATTTTTGAATTTAAGCGCGCTGGACAGAAGGTTGGTAAAGAACGTCACGTGACTGTGTTTTTTGATGGCGACAAAGTGGTGAAGTTTGAAGGTGACGCTTTGCCAACAGAAGTTGAGATGGTTGCTGAGATCGATAACTACGCTAAAACCAAACGCTCGTTCTGGGAAGTCATCACGGGTACCAATAAGCCACCAGTCACGCCGCCATTGCAGCAACCCGAACTCATGGTGCCAAGTAAAACGGATAATTTGGCAGCGGGTGCGGCTATACCACCAGCTACTACTGGTGGCTCGTTCTGGGATTTTTTTAGCTTTTCTAAAAAGGATCCAAATGTTCAGCCTGAGCCATTAGGGCCTGGGGCTCTCAATGTTCCGCAGGCTAGTGAAGCCAAGTAA
- the dapB gene encoding 4-hydroxy-tetrahydrodipicolinate reductase, whose product MKIAIAGATGRMGRMLIEAVLNTTDAQLVGALEHNACPQLGEDAGAFLGKKTGVLISSDVAQVLAHAQFLIDFTRPEGTMAHLAVAEKTGTKMIIGTTGLTTDQIASLKKASAKLAIVFAPNMSVGVNATFKLLEIAAKMLNQGYDIEIIEAHHKHKVDAPSGTALKMGEVIANALGEKLDDVAVYAREGHTGERKEGSIGFATIRGGDIVGDHTVLFAGDGERIEISHKSSSRQSYAQGSLRATRFLQNQSAGLFDMQDVLGLRK is encoded by the coding sequence ATGAAGATTGCAATTGCAGGGGCAACAGGCCGTATGGGTAGGATGTTGATTGAGGCTGTTCTCAATACAACTGATGCACAGTTGGTGGGTGCGCTTGAACACAATGCTTGCCCACAGCTGGGTGAAGACGCTGGCGCCTTCTTGGGGAAAAAGACGGGCGTACTGATTTCTTCTGATGTTGCTCAGGTTTTAGCTCATGCGCAATTCTTAATCGACTTCACTAGGCCTGAAGGCACTATGGCCCATTTGGCTGTTGCTGAAAAGACGGGTACCAAAATGATTATCGGTACAACAGGCCTAACTACCGATCAAATTGCTAGCTTGAAAAAAGCGTCTGCAAAGTTGGCGATTGTTTTTGCGCCAAACATGAGCGTGGGTGTGAATGCCACTTTTAAGTTGCTGGAGATTGCGGCAAAGATGCTCAATCAAGGTTATGACATTGAGATTATTGAAGCGCATCATAAGCACAAGGTCGATGCCCCTTCTGGTACCGCACTCAAGATGGGTGAGGTGATTGCGAATGCTTTAGGTGAAAAGCTTGATGATGTTGCTGTGTATGCCCGCGAAGGTCATACCGGTGAACGTAAAGAAGGCTCCATTGGTTTTGCAACCATTCGTGGTGGCGATATTGTTGGCGACCATACTGTCTTATTTGCAGGTGATGGCGAACGTATTGAAATCAGTCATAAATCTTCCAGCCGTCAATCCTATGCGCAAGGTTCATTGCGTGCAACCCGTTTCTTGCAAAACCAAAGTGCTGGTTTATTCGATATGCAAGATGTTCTTGGCTTACGCAAATAA